From Oreochromis niloticus isolate F11D_XX linkage group LG14, O_niloticus_UMD_NMBU, whole genome shotgun sequence, one genomic window encodes:
- the LOC109205000 gene encoding coiled-coil-helix-coiled-coil-helix domain-containing protein 2: MFAQMASTATGVAVGSGAGATVTQTMTGGLGGGQSEPARPDITQEPYQQVGPQQQQQQACSEEMRSFLACAINTSDLKVCEGVNEALKKCIFANGLSLEDLL; encoded by the exons ATGTTTGCCCAGATGGCGTCTACAGCCACTGGGGTGGCAGTAGGGTCGGGGGCAGGGGCCACGGTTACACAGACTATGACGGGAGGTTTGGGTGGAGGACAGTCAGAGCCTGCCAGGCCTGACATCACTCAG GAGCCGTACCAGCAGGTGGggcctcagcagcagcagcagcaggcctGCTCTGAAGAGATGAGGAGTTTTTTGGCCTGTGCCATAAACACAAGCGACCTCAAGGTGTGCGAGGGCGTCAACGAGGCGCTCAAAAAGTGCATTTTTGCAAATG GTCTGTCATTAGAAGACCTGCTGTAA